A genomic window from Nicotiana sylvestris chromosome 11, ASM39365v2, whole genome shotgun sequence includes:
- the LOC104233180 gene encoding uncharacterized protein — MLKKIQVNIPLIDTLKEMPGYAKIMKDLMSCKFDFQDLATVILTQTCSTVVMRPISEKLSDPWSFTIPCTIGNFAFSKALCDLGASINLMPLAIYKRLGIGRARPTSMLLQLADRTVKRPFGILDDVLVQVGKFVFPADFVILDCRVDEEIPIILGRPFLATGRVLIDCETRELKMRLNDKEITFNVQKSMRRPNEFSNCSLINAVNVVPEEEYEALNIKDPLAACLMNLDEANGEDLAEWVLALEGQGFWKRELEFEALHLEERKLLYLSRQ, encoded by the coding sequence ATGTTGAAGAAAATTCAGGTAAACATTCCATTGATTGATACTTTAAAGGAGATGCCTGGCTATGCAAAGAtaatgaaggacttgatgtcctgCAAGTTCGATTTTCAAGACTTGGCCACGGTTATACTGACTCAGACCTGCAGTACTGTTGTGATGAGACCCATATCTGAGAAGTTGTCTGACCCATGGAGTTTCACAATCCCGTGCACAATAGGCAACTTTGCATTTTCTAAGGcactatgtgatttgggagcaagcataaaCCTTATGCCCCTAGCTATCTACAAAAGGCTAGgaattggaagagctagacccacgtcTATGCTACTACAGCTGGCTGACCGAACAGTGAAGAGGCCCTTTGGGATTTTGGATGATGTATTGGTGCAGGTTGGAAAGTTTGTATTCCCAGCAGATTTTGTCATCCTTGACTGTCGGGTTGACgaggaaattcccataattttgggaagaccattcttggccactgGGAGAGTCTTAATTGATTGTGAAACTAGAGAGCTCAAGATGAGATTAAATGATAAAGAGATAACATTCAACGTTCAGAAATCTATGCGGAGACCGAATGAATTTTCTAATTGCTCTCTAATAAATGCGGTGAATGTAGTCCCGGAGGAGGAATATGAAGCTTTGAACATTAAAGACCCTCTAGCAGCTTGTCTTATGAACTTAGACGAAGCTAATGGTGAAGACTTGGCAGAGTGGGTACTTGCTCTTGAAGGCCAAGGTTTTTGGAAAAGGGAGCTTGAATTTGAGGCTTTGCACTTAGAGGAAAGGAAACTCCTCTATCTAAGTCGTCAATAG